The Candidatus Eisenbacteria bacterium genome includes the window ACCAGGTAGTTTTGTTTCCTGCGAAGGGATAAAGCTCTTTCGGCTTGAGGAGGGAAGACTCATTCCCGGTTCTCTGACGCCGGGAGCTGCGACATTCAATCCCTTACTTGTGGAAACGCACCAATGATGGGAAAAGGAGCTGCGCATGCAGGGTGAGATGGATGCTGCGAGTGAACTCGTTGGAGTTGTCGGCCAGGCGGACCTTGTCCAATACCAGGCCGGAACTGTGGTAAGTCGCACCCTCGTTAAGAAACCGGCGGGCACGGTCACGGCATTTGCTTTCGACAAAGGCGAAGGGCTTAGCGAGCACACGGCTCCGTTCGATGCGCTCGTTCTGGTGGTCGATGGCCAGGCAGAGATCTTCATATCAGGCCAGCCGAACCTGGTAAAGGCCGGGGAGATGCTCAGACTTCCCGCCAACAAGTCGCATGCCTTGAGAGCAGTGACGAGATTCAAGATGATCCTGGTGATGATCAAGGCCTAGATGCGATGGCTCAGGGCAGCGATGTGCCGCTGACGTGTGGCGCCAGATAAATGCAGTGTCGCGAGTCTGCACAGGTTTTTGGATAGTCAATCGGACAAAGGGGGTGGTCAGGTGTGGTTGGCAGCCACATTGCCGGGAAGAGTCACACATTTCTGGTTCTAATGGTCAATTGCGAGTACGCGGATGAAAGCCGATTCATTGTCGGCAATCTAACGGCTGCAAAACATGAGCGGTTATCTCATTGACGATACGTGTATCCTGTTCGAATTGGCCGCACGGTATTCGAGGTCTCACTCATTGATTGAAGGAGGAGCAACAAAAAATGAACATCAAGCTCTCTAACGGCAAAACACTTCCGGTTGAAATGCACAAGGTCAGAATCGTGCAGCAGACATATCTTGAGCCGGTCG containing:
- a CDS encoding cupin domain-containing protein, with the translated sequence MQGEMDAASELVGVVGQADLVQYQAGTVVSRTLVKKPAGTVTAFAFDKGEGLSEHTAPFDALVLVVDGQAEIFISGQPNLVKAGEMLRLPANKSHALRAVTRFKMILVMIKA